Proteins encoded together in one Macadamia integrifolia cultivar HAES 741 chromosome 8, SCU_Mint_v3, whole genome shotgun sequence window:
- the LOC122086976 gene encoding H/ACA ribonucleoprotein complex subunit 4-like: MSEIEHSRSEKKTKKKKDSNNESKPDEQGDYLIKPQSFTPSLDTSQWPILLKNYDRLNVRTGHYTPLPSGYSPLKRPLLEYIKYGVLNLDKPANPSSHEVVAWIKRILHVEKTGHSGTLDPKVTGNLIVCIDRATRLVKSQQGAGKEYVCIARLHSSVPDVAKVARALETLTGAVFQRPPLISAVKRQLRIRTIYESKLLEYDVDKHLVVFWISCEAGTYVRTLCVHLGLLLGVGGHMQELRRVRSGILGEKDNMVTMHDVLDAQWVYENYRDETYLRRVIMPLEVVLTSYKRLVVKDSAVNAICYGAKFMIPGLLRFENDIEVGEEVVLMTTKGEAIALGIAEMTTAVMATCDHGVVAKIKRVVMDRDTYPRKWGLGPRASMKKKLIAAGQLDKHGKPNENTPAEWLRNVVLPTGGDSMVAGLAAAADLTPVKVEAELVEEKKKKKKHKNVEDEEGHKRKLEKNGSPAPIPTKKIKVEDVEKEEKKEKKEKLKKVNEEEELESVEVDKKEKKKKKSKENGGAGYSDEEKSEKKKKKKKSKENEDDGASGGPASAAGSDEDGSEKKKKKKKKKNRDADE, translated from the coding sequence ATGTCTGAGATTGAACACTCACGCTcagagaagaagacgaagaagaagaaggactCCAACAATGAAAGTAAACCAGATGAGCAAGGCGATTACCTTATCAAACCCCAGAGCTTTACCCCTTCCTTAGATACCTCCCAATGGCCTATCCTTCTCAAGAACTACGACCGACTCAACGTCCGTACCGGCCACTATACTCCACTTCCCTCTGGTTACTCTCCTCTGAAGCGTCCTCTGCTCGAGTACATCAAGTACGGAGTCCTCAATCTCGACAAACCTGCAAACCCTTCTTCTCACGAAGTCGTTGCGTGGATCAAACGTATCCTACATGTCGAGAAGACTGGTCACAGCGGAACCCTGGATCCCAAAGTGACTGGGAACCTCATCGTCTGCATCGATCGAGCGACTCGCCTCGTGAAATCGCAGCAGGGAGCTGGGAAAGAGTACGTTTGCATTGCGAGGCTTCATTCGTCGGTGCCCGATGTCGCTAAGGTTGCCAGAGCCCTTGAAACACTTACTGGAGCTGTATTTCAGCGGCCTCCGCTTATTTCTGCGGTCAAACGGCAACTCAGGATTCGAACCATTTATGAAAGTAAGCTTCTTGAGTATGACGTAGATAAGCATTTAGTAGTTTTTTGGATTTCTTGCGAGGCAGGTACCTATGTTAGGACGCTATGTGTCCATTTGGGACTGCTTTTGGGTGTTGGAGGGCATATGCAGGAGCTCCGGCGGGTTAGGTCTGGGATTTTAGGTGAGAAGGATAACATGGTTACAATGCATGATGTATTGGATGCTCAGTGGGTTTATGAAAATTACAGAGACGAGACTTATCTGAGGAGGGTTATAATGCCCCTTGAAGTCGTGTTAACCAGTTACAAGAGGTTGGTTGTTAAGGACTCTGCAGTGAATGCTATTTGTTATGGTGCCAAGTTTATGATTCCTGGGTTGCTGAGGTTTGAGAATGATATTGAGGTAGGAGAGGAAGTTGTGTTGATGACCACCAAGGGAGAGGCAATTGCTTTGGGTATTGCAGAAATGACTACTGCAGTGATGGCAACTTGTGATCATGGCGTGGTTGCGAAGATTAAGAGGGTGGTGATGGATAGGGACACTTATCCAAGGAAATGGGGTCTTGGTCCTAGGGCTTCGATGAAGAAGAAGCTGATTGCAGCGGGCCAGTTAGATAAGCATGGAAAGCCTAATGAGAACACCCCTGCAGAGTGGCTGAGGAACGTGGTTCTCCCAACAGGAGGAGATTCTATGGTTGCAGgtcttgctgctgctgctgatctGACTCCGGTGAAAGTGGAGGCAGAATTGgttgaggagaagaagaagaagaagaaacataagAATGTGGAAGATGAGGAAGGGCATAAGCGtaaattagagaaaaatggCAGCCCTGCTCCTATTCCTACTAAGAAAATTAAGGTTGAAGATGtcgagaaggaggagaagaaggagaagaaggagaagttgaagaaagtaaatgaagaggaagagttgGAGTCTGTTGAAGTtgataagaaggagaagaaaaagaagaagtctAAAGAGAATGGTGGAGCTGGATATTCAGATGAGGAGAAgtctgagaagaagaaaaagaagaagaagagtaaagagAATGAAGATGATGGTGCCTCCGGAGGACCTGCAAGTGCTGCTGGGAGTGATGAAGATGGAAgcgaaaagaagaagaagaagaagaaaaagaagaatagagaTGCAGATGAATAG